One Helianthus annuus cultivar XRQ/B chromosome 12, HanXRQr2.0-SUNRISE, whole genome shotgun sequence genomic region harbors:
- the LOC110907599 gene encoding putative late blight resistance protein homolog R1B-16, with translation MADVLGLRFKQLVQHYEAQAPDSKRMLIETLDGLMNHLRDMMVGYENEQVLSLMKEMEGMVDIEAWDRHGRYRSLMKRTEPVDVHIKRRLDKMIVTCEQLCNIRYNSNVEEEEIVLGFDNEIETLLDQLTATSTKQLQIILITGMAGLGKTTLAITLHNHDLVKYTFDLRAWTCVSQEYRKKDLLLSILSSFIDDLTDEFYEMSEQQLGEKLYRRLKGRKYMVVFDDIWDCSVWNDLKMYFPDDKTGSRVLFTSRDTDMSLHVQSARPAHVLRLRTEDESWDIFQKKVFRMGICPRGLEKSGRVINIKCKGLPLAIVIAAGLVKNNFSVAWWEQIAASLRSFMVSDPRQYIDSLALSYNHMPSHLKPCFLLFGAFPEDFEVHTTKLIRLWIAQGFIHETGNRMLEDVAEDFLMDLIKRSLLMTRRIKADGQVKTCQIHDLLHDFCLRKADEENFLSNNTRYDMVSSVEIRKYLQRRYLQLSGSICIDSYKYLRILDVESFYISLFPLDIVPLINLRYLAFRAHDGSPHASISNLVNLQTLIISSRKNIVVPKTIWNMLNLRHIYIKSGENLMEDPICLQVNRKDDCPCPTALASLQPLSQVSPQSCHNIFSRTPNLRKLGFCGPLISRLGELIFPNLGSLAHLQKLKLLNTFSYRIATRSCNPIEFPEKLKKLTLSNTGMDWEEMWTFSLLPNLEILKLKFQACTGERWETGDAEFRKLKVLKLQDLDIKQWVCSRYNFPRLQRLMVYRCLKLDSVPPTLGKIFTLEMIEVNGCSLSAYRSAMNIQEEQESLGNSFLKIHAKLYS, from the exons ATGGCTGATGTGCTTGGTCTTCGCTTCAAGCAATTAGTCCAACACTATGAGGCACAAGCACCAGATTCCAAAAGAATGCTGATTGAAACTTTGGATGGTCTCATGAATCACCTTAGAGACATGATGGTAGGGTATGAAAATGAGCAAGTGCTGTCTTTAATGAAAGAAATGGAAGGCATGGTAGATATAGAAGCTTGGGATAGGCATGGTAGATATAGAAGCCTTATGAAACGAACAGAGCCGGTTGATGTACATATCAAAAGAAGATTGGATAAGATGATAGTTACTTGTGAACAACTCTGTAATATCAGATATAACTCAAACGTAGAGGAGGAAGAAATTGTATTGGGTTTTGATAATGAAATAGAGACACTACTTGATCAACTTACTGCAACTTCTACAAAGCAGCTCCAGATTATCTTAATTACAGGAATGGCTGGGCTTGGAAAGACGACTTTGGCTATAACGTTACATAACCATGATTTAGTTAAATATACGTTTGACCTTCGAGCCTGGACTTGTGTTTCTCAAGAATATCGAAAGAAGGATTTGTTACTCAGCATATTAAGCTCTTTTATCGATGATCTTACAGACGAATTTTATGAAATGAGCGAGCAACAGTTGGGGGAAAAGTTGTACAGAAGGCTAAAGGGTCGTAAATATATGGTGGTCTTCGATGACATCTGGGATTGTAGCGTATGGAATGATCTCAAAATGTATTTCCCGGATGATAAAACCGGAAGCCGAGTTCTATTTACTAGCCGTGACACAGATATGAGTTTACATGTACAGTCAGCAAGACCTGCTCATGTTTTACGTCTTCGTACTGAAGATGAAAGTTGGGACATATTTCAGAAGAAAGTGTTTAGAATGGGGATATGCCCTCGAGGATTAGAGAAATCTGGAAGGGTGATAAACATTAAATGTAAAGGTTTGCCTCTTGCAATTGTTATAGCTGCTGGTCTTGTAAAAAATAATTTCTCGGTTGCCTGGTGGGAGCAAATTGCTGCAAGTCTACGTTCGTTTATGGTTAGTGATCCAAGGCAATACATAGACTCGTTGGCTTTAAGTTATAACCACATGCCTTCGCACTTAAAACCGTGTTTTCTCCTTTTTGGAGCATTTCCCGAGGACTTTGAAGTACACACTACAAAGCTGATTCGGCTATGGATTGCTCAAGGATTCATACATGAAACTGGAAACAGAATGTTGGAGGATGTTGCAGAGGATTTCTTGATGGATTTAATCAAGAGAAGTCTGCTGATGACTCGCAGAATAAAGGCTGATGGCCAAGTTAAAACATGTCAAATCCATGACTTATTGCATGATTTTTGCTTGAGAAAAGCCGACGAAGAAAATTTTCTTTCAAACAATACTAG GTATGACATGGTCTCATCCGTTGAGATAAGAAAATATCTTCAACGAAGATATCTTCAACTGAGTGGATCAATTTGTATCGACTCATACAAATACCTTAGGATTTTGGATGTAGAGTCTTTTTATATCTCCTTATTCCCTTTAGATATAGTGCCCCTGATTAATCTGAGATACTTGGCCTTTCGAGCACATGATGGAAGTCCACATGCATCAATATCAAATCTTGTTAACCTACAAACACTCATAATATCCTCAAGGAAGAATATTGTCGTACCCAAAACTATATGGAATATGCTAAATCTAAGGCACATATACATCAAATCTGGGGAAAATCTAATGGAGGATCCTATTTGTCTACAAGTGAATCGTAAGGATGATTGTCCTTGTCCTACTGCATTGGCTAGCTTACAACCCTTATCCCAAGTAAGTCCTCAATCTTGCCACAATATATTTTCAAGGACTCCCAATCTAAGGAAGCTTGGGTTTTGTGGACCCTTAATTTCAAGGCTAGGTGAGCTGATATTTCCGAACTTAGGCTCTTTGGCACACCTTCAAAAACTGAAGTTACTGAATACATTTTCATATCGTATAGCAACGAGATCCTGCAATCCTATTGAGTTTCCTGAAAAGCTTAAGAAGTTAACTTTGTCGAATACTGGCATGGATTGGGAAGAGATGTGGACCTTCTCCTTGCTACCTAACCTTGAGATCTTAAAATTAAAATTTCAAGCATGCACTGGGGAAAGATGGGAGACAGGGGATGCGGAGTTTCGGAAACTCAAGGTCTTGAAATTGCAAGATCTGGACATAAAGCAATGGGTTTGTTCGAGGTATAATTTTCCAAGATTACAACGTTTAATGGTTTATCGTTGTTTAAAACTCGACAGTGTCCCACCTACTCTTGGGAAGATTTTTACATTGGAGATGATTGAGGTAAATGGATGCAGCCTTTCTGCATATAGATCTGCAATGAATATTCAGGAAGAGCAAGAGAGTCTAGGAAACTCTTTCTTGAAAATCCACGCAAAACTATATTCTTAA